In the Microtus ochrogaster isolate Prairie Vole_2 chromosome 21, MicOch1.0, whole genome shotgun sequence genome, GCATTCAGGCTGGTCCATTTGTGGCTTAGGATCTTCTGAGAGATGCTGGTGAGAAATTTCTTTCCTCGATACAGATTTAGTTCAAGGTGTGTTCCTTCCTTGACCTTACAGGTCAGCGTCGTGTTGCTACATTCCCAGGAGATCTCTGGCTTTGAGACCCTCTCTAAAAGAAAGATTCCATTTTTATTAGGCAATTTTGGGAAATATATATACCGGATCTCACCCTGTAGGCCAATCTGGCTTAGAaatcttcttccttctgcctctgcctcctgaaagcagCAATTTTGGAACTATGCTCCCATGTATAAcagctgtgggtttttttttaatcttaataaaTATGCCTATTAACATTGAATCAGTTTGCTACCAGGGGAGTtcaaaagtttgttttgtttattttgtgacagCATCTTAAGatagcacaggctggtctcagactcactcAGTAACTGAGAATGTCCTTGAATGtctgatcctcccgcctccagctgccaagtgctgggaaccagaccctGGTTTTCCTGGGTGTTAgccaagcattctaccaactaacTCACATTAACATTATACTGAAATCCtctggaaaaataattttatttaattaacaaagATCAtcttaaacaaaattatttctggtAATGTTCACAGACACAGGATATAAGTATGAAAAAAAGAGGTACCTTAACTGATGCTTATACACTGTTTGCACACTCAACTGTTTTCACACACGTGATGTCATTTGGTCCGAACAGCATGGCTCAAATTTGCCTTCCCTTTTACAGGTGACATGCCCAAAGCTTTTTGACTGTCAAGGCCTGGCATTAGGATTTCCCTTAAATATGACAACTCGGGTCTGCAGAGatagatagttcagtggttaagagcacttgctgctcttccagcggaCCTGAGCTGCTTTCCCATTTCCTCAGAATCCAGGATGGGCTCATGATTACCtcgtttcaggagatctgatccctcttttggcctctgtgggcacctgtacacatgtagtagacccataaacacacacacacacgtgcatacacgaacaaaattaattttaaaaaatatggcaggccagaagaagaaCCCTACAAAGACTTTCCAAGTCCAGGAGTGTAGGGAAGGTCAACCAGAAGCTCCATCTTGGAGGAATGACTATGAGAGGCCCATGGCCTTAGCTACTCACTGCCCCACTGCATCCTGGGAACAGAGGACCAGGATGGGAGTTGGGAGTGCTGATGGGAGGGGGTGTCCAAGAAGCCAAAGCTCACCAGAAGAAAGGCAACATCTGAGAACGAGGGATGGCTCTGCCATTCCTGGCCCCGCGGTGCTGAGTTAGTCTCTGGCCTTGTGGGGCCCCAACtttaagaaacaggaaaaatattcCCTACCTGTCTCAAACCAGACAACCTGCGGCCACGCCCTGGAGTGTCCCCAGAGGCGGGTCTCACATTCACAGTGCAAACTCCTTGCCCCTCCCAGGGGGAAACGCCCCGACTTTGGTGTTGGTATGGTCAGACCCAGAGCCCAGCTCTCCACATCCCGCCTGAGCAcctgcttctcttcccttcctgccttgcttgGTTTCCCCAGACCCGTCTTCTTCTCACTCTCTCAGAGGTCCCCATTTGTTACAAACGGCAACAGTGAATTTTTCCGATTTCCTCTCTCTCTAGTGTTCAGACGGCAGTGTCTTCCCCACGGGCCTCCCCAGTATAATTCCATTTCCGCCCCAGCACACGAGCATGCGGAAATGCAGCTTCCTTTCCATCCCGAGATTCTGGGTATCTCGGAATAAAGAAACGGTGCCATCAGCAGCATCCAGCAGAGCAGCGTGTAGTCTCAGGGCTGCTTCGCAGGGGCTGCTTGCCTatctttctagaaagaaaataaaacgtCCTcctagaatgaaaaaaaaacattctcctAGCAACATCCAATCTTTTCAAGAAACGCTGATCAAGTTGTAAAAGGCTATCAAGGCAATTGGAGATCACCTGCAATTCTGTGGTCATTAACATTTCGTTATATGTCTTTATCAAATATTTCCTATGCACAAAtccataatataatattttaaataaaattagattatgTACCCGGAGGTAGGGAACAGTGTTGAGGGCTGAACCGGGGGTCTTGGGTGtttaggcaagagctctaccaatGCACTGTGGCCCCAGACCCCGAATCACGTGACTTTATAACCCACCTTCTGTCCTTTACTATGAGATTATATCATTACATTCCCTTCTCTTGGGCATCAGTGAATGCACGCCTCCACCACCTTTGTAGCTGGCGCTCCTGACCGAGCTGCCAAAGCGCCAGCTTTGATATGCACACTAGCATTTTACTTGTGCAAACCCAGTGGCGAGCAGCGTGACTTACGGACAGTCCCGCTGGAAAGGGGCTCTCGGGAAGTGGCACAAACGACCGAAGGCTGCTCCGAGATGgggcttctttttctgttgctgtttgttttgttttgttggttttttggtttttgttgttgttgtttttcttttcggattttcgagacagggtttctccgtagtttttggttcctgtcctggaactagctctgtagaccaggctggtctcgaactcacagagattcacctgcctctgcctcccgagtgctgggattaagggcgtgcgccaccaccacccagctatgttgttgttgtttttcaagacagggtttctctgtgtcgccctggctgtcctggaactcactctgtagaccagattggccttgaactcacagaaatccgccggcctctgcctccagagtgctgggattgtctATCACCACCACCGGCCTAGATATGGCTTCTAGAACCATCTCCTTCTCCAGTGCCCTGCATTGACCCTTCAGCTAGCTGTCTCAAAGGGGAAGGAGGAATCTAGGAGCATAGAGAAACAAAGTGGAGGGGACCTCAGCCCTGAGGAGACAGGCGTGGTGGCCCAGGAGTACAGGGCACCTTCACACCCCTTGTTGGATATCGCAGGCCTCATAAGCGTCCCTGACAGAAATATCTGAAACTTTCCAAATGCAAAACTTTTTGCCCACAATGCAATACCTACAAGTGGAAATTCTCATAGCAGAAGACCTTGTTTCCTGAACAATGCTATTTAAAATACGGTATTAAATTACCTTGAACAGTGCATATGAAGTGTATATATAAGCATAGATGAATGTCATGGTTACATTTGGGCCCTGTCTCCAAGATatagcatacatatatatgcaaatacttCAAAATCTTCAAAAGGCCCCAAATCCTAAACACATCTAACCCCAAACGCattacatacataacacataacCCATACTGGGCAGTCAGAGTCGGGGCCAAGAACAACTTTGCAATTCTGGGTGCTATACAATGACGACAGGGCCACAAGCTGAGTCAAGACACTGTGTGGCACTAGCATTTGCATGTAATAATGAAGTCACTGTTTTTAGTCTAAGGGGTCTGGGTTTCCTTTGGGGGCAAACAAAATGTTGCCCATGGTGATAACCACAGAGCTCGGTGACTAGGCGGAAAACTGTTGAACTGTGCGTGGTAACTGGGCAGCCTGTGTAGGACGTAAATCATAAGCCATGAATGAGCTTGCACGGGAGGGGATGTCAGCCTCCTCGTCAAGGAAGCCCTGGGGTAGCATCCTGACTTCGCTTCTGTCCAACAGCGAGAGCAGGGCCAAGTCACTTCTGAGCGGGTCTCTGTTTCCTTATAGAGGAATAGAAGCTTGTAATTATAACTTCTCAAGACTACTAGGTGCTTGAAGGTTAGCAAGCGCCTGGCTTCTCCCCAGGAGCCATTATCACACAGGCATCTATACAAAGGCTCAATAGCACAACAGGACCCTAGAGCACCGTGGCCTGCGGTCATGACACTGGTTATTCTCAGTGCCCATGATGGGTGGCTATTCTCAGGCCCACCCCATTTCTGGAAAGCTCTCTCTGGACAAGGTGACAGGATTAGGGTCTGGAAGGGAGTCATGCATAGAGGAGCTGACAGTGTGTCCTGGAGAATGCTTGGTGCCAGGTCCAGGTGCTGAGCACAGATTGGGAGGGGCACTACAAGTAGGACAAAGAGAGCCCTTTCTCTGGTGACATTTCCCGTGTGAAACTCAGGGTGTTTGTGTGTTCCCTGACTGGCTGGcctcctcagcttcctctccaggcAAAGGGCAGACTCCTTCAGCTCACCTGTTATTGGGAGCTGCTGTTTGCTCCTGGGCTCTCAACTTCAGGGACATTtgctgcctctttctcttccttctcattcTCCCAAGCTTCCTTGATTTTCTCCCCACACTACAGCCAGCATGTCTGCATCTCTCCTCACCTCCAGCCTCCCTTTAGACCAAAGGAATGGTTATCAACGACATCCACTTGCTAGAAGCAGTTGGAAAGCTACGGATGGCACTGGTGCCCAGACTTTGTGCCAGGGGCCCAGGCATCACTAACTGCTTACAGTGCTCTTGCTGGTTGTTTGTtagttgtttttcaagacaaggtttctctgtgtagcccccagctaccctggaactcactctgtaagaccaggctggccttgaactcacagagacccacctgcttctgcccaccaccaccaggctcttgCTGGTACTTATGTCTTACCAAGATTAAGACCATCCACCACCCTGGTTGGCCTCACTTGGATTACAGTAGACGCTTTCTAGCAAGTCTTCTCACGTCCACCTTCAGTATCCTGCCCCCTCAGCACACACAAAGGCGAAGCCACATAATTTAGATCAAGTGCCGGAAAAATCACCATTCACCTTTACTGCGATGATGTTGAGAAGCCTCAAAAGAAAGATGCTGTTCCTTCAGCTCAGCATCCCCaggcctctcctgccctctcacTCCAGAGAACCCTGCCTTGACCACAGCTCTCCAGACTAGAGGCTCACAGCTCCCTGGACACCGTCTTCTTCCTGACACCCTGTCTTGCTACTCCTCCATCAGCCACCGAGGGTGccctcctttttcctctgctAGCCGCTGCTCTTTCTGACGAATACCAGCTTTCACCTGAGAATCTTTGCATAGACCCACAGCCACCCCGAAGAGAGAATGAAGCCGATAGACTCGAGGACCACCCCACCCACTGGAGTCTTTACTGTGGGACACGGAGATGCTGGAAGGGAGTGCTACCAAAACACTGCTCCCCAACTTGCTGCATAGCACCCGGACTGAAAATGAGAAACTTCAGAGAGGGAAGACTCACCCAGGACCCTCAAGTCAAACGCTTTTTGCAGCTTACTGCTCCCGTCTGCACCATACACCATGACATCATAGACGCCGTTGTCTTCTCTCCTCAGTGTTTTTATTTGCAGGGCTCCATTTTTTATGATCTTGAATGCTTCCGTTTGCTGAAAATGTTTCCCTGTCTTCCCTTTGGACTGCGCGACCAGGATTTTCCCCTTTTCCCATCGCACGTCGTCGGTATCAGTCACGTGAAAGTTAGGGATGGTCAAGTTGAAATCATGACCCAAGGTGCCCCAGATGATATTCCTGTCTCCAGAGACTGCCCCTGGAAAAAGCAAGATGGTTGCTGGGGTCTTGGGACTAGCAAGAATCTCTCTCTTTGGCGCTCACGCTCATTCCAGGGTCTCCATTCTGGGAAACCCCAGAGAAGCTCCAAATGCCAACTTACCTTCGCTGGAAATgctgaaaaacagaaggaagctaGTTAGAAATTTGCATCTCATCTTCAGAATTTGTTTCCCAATGGTGATTCTGAGCTCTTCTTTCTAACGGGAACGGCAGCAAAACTGGCAGAGGCCACACCCAGCCACCTGAACCACGTGCCTCTCACGCTGGCTTTCACAGTAGGGAAGAGAGCGCACAGCCAACCCCTCGGCAAACCACCCACAGGCTGCCCTGCTTTGCCAAAGCAGGTGTTCTGTGAGCTCGTGGGGCGTCTGCACATTCTAATCTTTATGAAACTGTTGAGGCTGGTGGTTTCAGCACCCCACTGAAGGGAACCGCTGAGAGGTCAGTCAACCGAGCTACCCTTTTGTAAACAAGGGCTCAGACTCACCAATACAGCGCATCTCTGTCCTCTCGGCTGCACTGCCTCCCACAGGACCAAGCAGACTCACTGGTAAATAAATGCTCATAAGGGAATGACATTCAACTTTGTGTACTCTGGTGAGAAACGCTAGAAAATGCACTCGGGTGACATGATTAGAAAGagatttttccctcttccttgaaactatttttaatattctaaaattgtccgtttaggggcctggagagatggctcggcagttaagaacattggctgctcttccagatgacccggATGCCATTCCCAGCCACCGCATGGAGGCTCACaagcacctataactccagttccaggggatccagcaccctcttctggcctctgtggtcactgcATACAGGTGTTGCAATACATTATggaaacaaacatacatataaaataaaaatgactaaatattgggaggctggaggaatggctcagtggttaaagaacaATTtcagaatgatgtgggattcccctctgtgtgctgtggatatgtttactaccattggttaataaagaagctgctttggcctatggcgggacagaatatagctaggcaagaaatgcaaggagagagagagagagagagagagagagagagagagagagagagagagagaggagttgagggagatgccagcagccatggaagaaggaagatgccAGAGCATTTCCAggcacgtggcaatatacagatta is a window encoding:
- the Cd2 gene encoding T-cell surface antigen CD2, producing MRCKFLTSFLLFFSISSEGAVSGDRNIIWGTLGHDFNLTIPNFHVTDTDDVRWEKGKILVAQSKGKTGKHFQQTEAFKIIKNGALQIKTLRREDNGVYDVMVYGADGSSKLQKAFDLRVLERVSKPEISWECSNTTLTCKVKEGTHLELNLYRGKKFLTSISQKILSHKWTSLNAPFKCNAKNKVSEESVTVEVSCSEKGLHFYVIVGACAGSLLFVVLGALLTFCICKRRKQNRRRKDEELEINTPRTSTMEKGPKPYLTPAAAAQNPVTSQAPPPPGHHLQTAGHRPLPPTHRTREHQQRKRPPPSGTQIHQQKGPPLPRPRVQPKPPSRDGEDAPLPPPS